In Lineus longissimus chromosome 13, tnLinLong1.2, whole genome shotgun sequence, one genomic interval encodes:
- the LOC135497633 gene encoding probable mitochondrial glutathione transporter SLC25A40 isoform X2 has translation MPTNMDRVGTVPDIPKTPDSTELGDCRKIRPLQQMIASCSGALLVSLFVTPLDVVKIRLQAQHKPLQRGQCFLYCNGLMDHICICVNGRTIKQPWYKMPGRFNGTLDAFIKITRAEGIGSLWSGLPPTLVMAVPATVIYFTSYDQIKYTMGFREGQREKLWIPAIAGSVARVFAASVISPIELIRTKMQSTQLSYSDIGVAVRDAVSHGGIRSLWSGLGPTILRDVPFSAIYWLGFEAMKSYSAENEKRELTFTQNFMAGATSGTIAAILTLPFDVVKTHRQIELGEASLTDKKTTRSTWLMMRNIYRSQGPTGLFSGLVPRLIKVTPACAIMISTYEYGKSFFRARNSSTLALSNE, from the exons ATGCCGACAAACATGGACAGAGTAGGGACGGTACCGGACATACCGAAGACGCCTGATTCAACCGAACTCGGAGACTGCAGGAAAATCCGACCACTACAACAGATGATTGCATCATGCTCTGGGGCGCTGCTAGTCTCCTTATTTG TCACACCTCTTGATGTCGTCAAGATCAGACTCCAGGCTCAACACAAACCATTGCAGCGTGGACAGTGCTTCCTCTATTGCAATGGCCTCATGGACCATATCTGTATATGCGTGAACGGTCGGACTATCAAGCAACCGTGGTATAAAATGCCAGGGCGTTTCAATGGGACCCTGGATGCGTTTATTAAAATCACACGTGCGGAGGGTATCGGGTCGCTATGGAGTGGACTACCCCCTACACTAGTAATGGCTGTACCAGCAACTGTTATCTATTTCACATCGTACGATCAAATCAAATATACCATGGGATTCCGAGAAGGTCAGCGTGAAAAGTTATGGATTCCTGCCATTGCTGGTAGTGTGGCAAGAG tttttgcaGCATCTGTGATCAGTCCAATTGAACTAATACGAACCAAGATGCAGTCGACTCAGCTGAGTTACAGTGATATTGGCGTGGCTGTGCGAGATGCCGTATCGCATGGTGGTATCCGATCTCTCTGGTCCGGTCTCGGGCCGACCATTCTAAGAGACGTCCCCTTCTCAGCAATCTACTGGTTAGGATTTGAGGCCATGAAATCCTACTCggccgaaaatgaaaaaagagaaTTGACATTCACGCAGAACTTCATGGCTGGTGCTACTTCTGGAACG ATTGCTGCTATTCTTACTCTACCATTCGATGTTGTTAAAACTCATCGCCAGATTGAACTTGGCGAGGCATCTCTGACTGACA AGAAAACCACCAGGTCAACATGGCTCATGATGAGAAATATCTATAGAAGTCAAGGTCCAACTGGATTATTTTCTG GTTTGGTACCGAGGTTGATCAAGGTCACGCCAGCATGTGCAATCATGATCAGCACATACGAATACGGCAAGTCTTTCTTCCGGGCTCGAAACAGTAGCACGCTGGCATTGTCAAACGAGTAA
- the LOC135497633 gene encoding probable mitochondrial glutathione transporter SLC25A40 isoform X1 yields the protein MPTNMDRVGTVPDIPKTPDSTELGDCRKIRPLQQMIASCSGALLVSLFVTPLDVVKIRLQSQQKVSPSMGRPDSYCTSRLLRNRLASVPVTPLDVVKIRLQAQHKPLQRGQCFLYCNGLMDHICICVNGRTIKQPWYKMPGRFNGTLDAFIKITRAEGIGSLWSGLPPTLVMAVPATVIYFTSYDQIKYTMGFREGQREKLWIPAIAGSVARVFAASVISPIELIRTKMQSTQLSYSDIGVAVRDAVSHGGIRSLWSGLGPTILRDVPFSAIYWLGFEAMKSYSAENEKRELTFTQNFMAGATSGTIAAILTLPFDVVKTHRQIELGEASLTDKKTTRSTWLMMRNIYRSQGPTGLFSGLVPRLIKVTPACAIMISTYEYGKSFFRARNSSTLALSNE from the exons ATGCCGACAAACATGGACAGAGTAGGGACGGTACCGGACATACCGAAGACGCCTGATTCAACCGAACTCGGAGACTGCAGGAAAATCCGACCACTACAACAGATGATTGCATCATGCTCTGGGGCGCTGCTAGTCTCCTTATTTG TCACTCCCTTAGACGTTGTGAAAATCCGCCTTCAGTCCCAGCAAAAGGTGTCGCCATCGATGGGACGACCCGATAGTTATTGCACTAGCCGACTCCTAAGAAACCGCCTTGCTTCTGTTCCAGTCACACCTCTTGATGTCGTCAAGATCAGACTCCAGGCTCAACACAAACCATTGCAGCGTGGACAGTGCTTCCTCTATTGCAATGGCCTCATGGACCATATCTGTATATGCGTGAACGGTCGGACTATCAAGCAACCGTGGTATAAAATGCCAGGGCGTTTCAATGGGACCCTGGATGCGTTTATTAAAATCACACGTGCGGAGGGTATCGGGTCGCTATGGAGTGGACTACCCCCTACACTAGTAATGGCTGTACCAGCAACTGTTATCTATTTCACATCGTACGATCAAATCAAATATACCATGGGATTCCGAGAAGGTCAGCGTGAAAAGTTATGGATTCCTGCCATTGCTGGTAGTGTGGCAAGAG tttttgcaGCATCTGTGATCAGTCCAATTGAACTAATACGAACCAAGATGCAGTCGACTCAGCTGAGTTACAGTGATATTGGCGTGGCTGTGCGAGATGCCGTATCGCATGGTGGTATCCGATCTCTCTGGTCCGGTCTCGGGCCGACCATTCTAAGAGACGTCCCCTTCTCAGCAATCTACTGGTTAGGATTTGAGGCCATGAAATCCTACTCggccgaaaatgaaaaaagagaaTTGACATTCACGCAGAACTTCATGGCTGGTGCTACTTCTGGAACG ATTGCTGCTATTCTTACTCTACCATTCGATGTTGTTAAAACTCATCGCCAGATTGAACTTGGCGAGGCATCTCTGACTGACA AGAAAACCACCAGGTCAACATGGCTCATGATGAGAAATATCTATAGAAGTCAAGGTCCAACTGGATTATTTTCTG GTTTGGTACCGAGGTTGATCAAGGTCACGCCAGCATGTGCAATCATGATCAGCACATACGAATACGGCAAGTCTTTCTTCCGGGCTCGAAACAGTAGCACGCTGGCATTGTCAAACGAGTAA
- the LOC135497643 gene encoding tetraspanin-13-like isoform X1, with protein MVCGGFSCSKNALAALNVVYILVSFILIGVAAYARAIAIVTSLAIVGGIIACGVFLFLIALIGLVGAVKHHQVLLFFYMIILFLLFLIQFAIACACIAVNRDQQDKLLEQGWKLASITTREETQNVFKCCAFRAEDQNVLPIEPTCQSLSKCDGSKAPCCTGVPNNSTVACPLAPCYDTLAPHIDKALKVTGGIGLFFSFTEIMGVWITVRFRNQKDPRANPSAFL; from the exons ATGGTCTGTGGTGGTTTTTCCTGTTCTAAGAATGCACTTGCTGCATTAAATGTCGTCTATATT TTGGTTTCGTTTATCCTGATCGGAGTGGCGGCGTATGCTCGGGCCATCGCCATAGTAACCAGCCTGGCCATTGTTGGGGGCATCATCGCGTGTGGCGTGTTCCTGTTCTTGATTGCTCTGATTGGATTGGTCGGAGCCGTCAAACACCACCAAGTTCTCCTCTTCTTT TACATGATCATCCTGTTCTTGCTGTTCCTGATCCAGTTTGCCATCGCATGTGCCTGCATTGCCGTCAACCGCGATCAACAGGATAAGTTACTTGAACAAGGATGGAAGCTGGCCAGCATTACGACACGAGAGGAAACACAGAACGTGTTCAAATGTTGTGCATTTAGGGCTGAAGATCAGAATGTACTGCCCATTGAACCAACATGTCAATCG CTGTCAAAATGTGATGGTTCAAAAGCGCCATGCTGCACAGGAGTGCCAAATAATTCAACCGTTGCTTGTCCATTAGCTCCGTGCTACGACACCCTAGCTCCCCATATAGACAAAGCTCTGAAAGTTACTGGAGGAATAGGTTTATTTTTTAGTTTCACTGAG attATGGGCGTTTGGATAACTGTGCGATTCCGCAACCAGAAAGACCCACGCGCCAATCCTAGCGCTTTTCTATAA
- the LOC135497643 gene encoding tetraspanin-13-like isoform X2 yields MVCGGFSCSKNALAALNVVYILVSFILIGVAAYARAIAIVTSLAIVGGIIACGVFLFLIALIGLVGAVKHHQVLLFFYMIILFLLFLIQFAIACACIAVNRDQQDKLLEQGWKLASITTREETQNVFKCCAFRAEDQNVLPIEPTCQSLSKCDGSKAPCCTGVPNNSTVACPLAPCYDTLAPHIDKALKVTGGIGLFFSFTEIVGVWLALRYRNQKDPRANPSAFL; encoded by the exons ATGGTCTGTGGTGGTTTTTCCTGTTCTAAGAATGCACTTGCTGCATTAAATGTCGTCTATATT TTGGTTTCGTTTATCCTGATCGGAGTGGCGGCGTATGCTCGGGCCATCGCCATAGTAACCAGCCTGGCCATTGTTGGGGGCATCATCGCGTGTGGCGTGTTCCTGTTCTTGATTGCTCTGATTGGATTGGTCGGAGCCGTCAAACACCACCAAGTTCTCCTCTTCTTT TACATGATCATCCTGTTCTTGCTGTTCCTGATCCAGTTTGCCATCGCATGTGCCTGCATTGCCGTCAACCGCGATCAACAGGATAAGTTACTTGAACAAGGATGGAAGCTGGCCAGCATTACGACACGAGAGGAAACACAGAACGTGTTCAAATGTTGTGCATTTAGGGCTGAAGATCAGAATGTACTGCCCATTGAACCAACATGTCAATCG CTGTCAAAATGTGATGGTTCAAAAGCGCCATGCTGCACAGGAGTGCCAAATAATTCAACCGTTGCTTGTCCATTAGCTCCGTGCTACGACACCCTAGCTCCCCATATAGACAAAGCTCTGAAAGTTACTGGAGGAATAGGTTTATTTTTTAGTTTCACTGAG ATTGTTGGCGTGTGGCTTGCTTTACGATATCGCAATCAGAAGGATCCGAGAGCCAACCCGAGCGCATTTTTATAA
- the LOC135497636 gene encoding glucose-6-phosphatase 2-like, whose product MDVIMAPLHQWEVQIIQELQTKFKNSSELMLFLTKLGDPRFAFLIYFPLVYFLNKRIGIQVIWIAAVSEWLNAILKWVLYGHRPYWWVHESGLYQDVPQLQQYRLTCETGPGSPSGHAMVTAAVWYAIIKAFNASTVNHRIFWSCLSWLFFILLMLSVMVSRCFIATHFPHQVLLGTVTGLLVSELFSQHFNLGPNLKTYIISSILLLTSALILHGVLDALVGNTMWSLKSATKWCGKKAWIHLDTTPYFAFTRDSASIFGVGLAQQLTKNQKEIKRSCRRKTGEVLIAVGFAIVTESMHIPQQPISVFYFLSCIKWTLVPCLVLCVVPRIGQILDISSYQKPDEKMS is encoded by the exons ATGGATGTTATCATGGCTCCTCTCCATCAGTGGGAAGTACAGATCATACAAGAATTACAGACCAAATTCAAG AATTCAAGTGAGCTGATGTTGTTCCTCACCAAGCTTGGAGACCCTCGCTTTGCTTTCCTCATTTATTTTCCACTTGTATATTTCCTGAACAAGCGAATAGGGATTCAGGTCATATGGATTGCTGCAGTCTCAGAATGGCTCAACGCAATATTGAAATG GGTTTTGTACGGCCATCGTCCTTACTGGTGGGTCCACGAATCTGGCCTGTACCAGGATGTTCCCCAGCTTCAGCAGTACAGATTGACCTGTGAGACAGGTCCAGGGAGCCCATCGGGTCATGCTATGGTGACAGCTGCTGTGTGGTATGCCATCATTAAGGCTTTCAATGCGTCTACAGTAAACCATAG GATATTCTGGTCCTGTCTTTCCTGGTTGTTCTTTATTCTGCTGATGTTATCCGTGATGGTCTCCCGTTGTTTCATCGCTACTCACTTCCCTCATCAAGTGCTGCTAGGAACTGTGACAG GTCTCCTAGTCAGTGAACTCTTCAGTCAGCACTTCAACCTCGGCCCGAATCTCAAAACATACATCATCAGCAGCATCCTGCTTCTCACCAGTGCTCTCATCCTTCATGGGGTCCTGGATGCATTGGTCGGCAACACAATGTGGAGTTTAAAGTCAGCAACGAAGTGGTGTGGTAAGAAGGCATGGATACACCTGGACACAACACCCTACTTTGCCTTTACAAGGGACTCGGCTTCTATCTTTG GTGTGGGCCTGGCTCAACAACTCACAAAGAaccaaaaagaaataaaaagatcATGCCGGAGAAAAACGGGCGAAGTTCTAATCGCTGTTGGTTTTGCCATAGTTACAGAGTCAATGCATATACCTCAACAACCAATCTCTGTGTTCTACTTCCTCTCGTGCATCAAGTGGACTCTGGTGCCTTGTTTAGTTTTGTGCGTTGTGCCGAGGATAGGACAGATATTGGACATATCGTCATATCAGAAACCAGATGAGAAAATGAGTTAG